From a region of the Helianthus annuus cultivar XRQ/B chromosome 5, HanXRQr2.0-SUNRISE, whole genome shotgun sequence genome:
- the LOC110943090 gene encoding serine/arginine repetitive matrix protein 1-like, which translates to MYPSFVQMLIDHAYPDIERDLNSDLLVLSHMSNDSLKQLARYHPNHPEPKKVAEFFGFIKDANYVDPDPVNHQNWRNEEEMKEAAYADALKALEEFKTTRNDWFAKEPRKRGKKTIPKAQEGEGSSSQPKKKLKKVAKTLLIDEPEVEEPAENVEENPYADIEEVILYLGDLEVEQAASKEAEKEKVIVDVEGDDVNKSTTSSSSSSEDEIDETECLRRIQEATEKEKQLRKRKRQEKDDAAYIPSLEHVSESKSPSSGRKKVGARKRIVSPKIKKVTPKITKPKIILKKKPSKQPSKPPTPPPEPTPHQSPIQSPPHQTPPRQPSPPKQPTPPRQPSPFHLSPLHISPPQQQTLFISQEIFKTPPPTQI; encoded by the coding sequence ATGTATCCAAGTTTTGTGCAGATGCTGATTGATCATGCATATCCGGATATTGAACGCGATTTGAATAGTGATTTGTTAGTACTCTCACACATGAGCAATGATTCTCTCAAGCAGCTTGCAAGATATCATCCAAACCATCCTGAACCAAAGAAAGTAGCTGAATTCTTCGGATTTATCAAAGATGCGAACTATGTTGATCCTGATCCAGTTAATCACCAAAACtggagaaatgaagaagagaTGAAGGAAGCAGCTTATGCTGATGCGCTAAAGGCTCTTGAAGAGTTCAAAACCACACGTAATGACTGGTTTGCCAAAGAACCGAGGAAGAGAGGCAAAAAGACCATCCCTAAAGCACAGGAGGGTGAGGGGTCATCATCGCAGCCAAAGAAGAAACTAAAGAAAGTGGCAAAGACTTTGTTGATTGATGAGCCTGAGGTTGAGGAACCGGCTGAAAATGTTGAAGAAAATCCATATGCTGATATTGAAGAAGTGATATTATACCTTGGTGATTTGGAGGTAGAGCAAGCAGCTAGCAAAGAAGCTGAGAAAGAGAAAGTTATTGTTGATGTCGAAGGTGATGATGTTAATAAAAGTACTACAAGCTCTTCGAGTTCTTCGGAAGATGAAATAGATGAAACTGAATGTTTAAGAAGAATTCAAGAAGCGACAGAGAAAGAGAAACAATTGAGAAAAAGGAAGAGACAGGAGAAAGATGATGCTGCATACATTCCATCTCTTGAGCATGTTTCTGAATCCAAATCACCTTCAAGTGGTAGAAAGAAAGTAGGAGCAAGAAAAAGGATTGTATCTCCGAAAATAAAGAAAGTTACTCCGAAGATTACAAAGCcgaagattattctgaagaagaaACCATCCAAACAACCAAGtaaaccaccaacaccaccacctgaACCTACACCACATCAATCACCAATACAATCACCACCACATCAAACACCTCCACGACAACCTTCTccaccaaaacaaccaacaccacctAGACAACCATCACCATTCCATCTTTCACCACTACATAtctcaccaccacaacaacaaaccTTATTCATATCTCAAGAAATCTtcaaaacaccaccacccacTCAAATTTAA
- the LOC110943091 gene encoding FK506-binding protein 5-like, protein MDDVLNDNKRVAAESKIVVDREKILEMRIEIDFLKVRVAELEEEKARRDKQNKYFEMKNKELEAAKALKEHEFYMLNKVVENMLGKSIGERFEEIEVEELRAKRQAEIDAQMKDKGKGAEGSVAVVERSIVPSLVIENPVPISSISGVFEEDVSLEDLAGDDDEEDDENGDEEGDDEEDDDDEKVFSASSHGSDDDNNDDDNQGGMESNVNEETGGADGKGEHGDDQNVEHVEKLIMGLETDMEEGEHKHTYTLDEIKEMTRMVDPDFKFDFEDELNAFDINHQPKYDYKYVEDADVYDRVEVEDWTDDESVNEDTSQYPTLMEFFTEENRDELRRKVAEILKDKNFDGTPKDMQKEERHKWFKDSHERKFKRPLKYYQIDRSISLGDIISWGFLPHVNAYAIRREFGVQYFERLYDVMSLPWWDVEELSKVRTFGYPVRKNDVAMWGYIKKERKKAERERKKLDENRGKWMKLQAEEEKRKKKENNRLRNLLRKKPKQRDESFKSL, encoded by the exons ATGGATGATGTGTTGAATGATAACAAAAGAGTAGCAGCTGAAAGCAAGATAGTGGTTGATCGTGAAAAGATTCTCGAAATGCGT ATTGAGATTGATTTCTTGAAAGTACGAGTGGCTGAACTAGAAGAAGAAAAGGCTCGCAGAGATAAGCAGAACAAATATTTTGAGATGAAAAACAAAGAGCTTGAGGCTGCAAAGGCATTGAAAGAGCACGAGTTCTACATGTTGAACAAAGTTGTTGAAAACATGCTCGGAAAGTCGATAGGAGAAAGATTTGAGGAGATTGAAGTTGAAGAACTTAGAGCTAAACGCCAAGCTGAAATTGATGCACAAATGAAAGATAAGGGAAAAGGGGCTGAAGGCAGTGTGGCAGTAGTTGAAAGATCAATTGTTCCATCCTTAGTCATTGAGAATCCTGTTCCAATATCTTCTATCTCTGGTGTCTTTGAAGAAGATGTTTCTCTTGAAGATCTTGCTGGTgacgatgatgaagaagatgatgagaatgGTGATGAAGAGGGTGATGACgaggaagatgacgatgatgaaaAAGTTTTCTCTGCTAGCAGTCATGGTTCCGATGATGACAATAACGATGATGATAATCAGGGTGGTATGGAATCAAA TGTGAATGAAGAGACAGGGGGAGCTGATGGAAAGGGGGAGCATGGTGATGATCAAAATGTAGAACATGTTGAAAAGTTAATTATGGGATTAGAAACTGATATGGAGGAAGGTGAGCACAAACATACGTATACATTGGATGAGATTAAAGAAATGACACGTATGGTGGATCCGGACTTCAAGTTTGATTTCGAAGATGAATTGAATGCATTCGATATCAACCATCAACCTAAGTATGACTACAAGTATGTAGAGGATGCTGATGTGTATGATAGGGTTGAGGTTGAAGATTGGACTGATGACGAGAGTGTAAATGAAGATACTTCTCAGTATCCTACACTGATGGAGTTCTTTACTGAAGAAAACCGGGATGAGCTAAGAAGGAAAGTCGCTGAAATCTTGAAAGACAAAAACTTCGATGGTACTCCGAAAGACATGCAGAAGGAAGAACGGCATAAATGGTTTAAAGACAGTCATGAAAGAAAGTTCAAAAGGCCTTTGAAGTATTATCAGATAGATCGGAGCATTTCACTCGGTGATATCATTAGCTGGGGTTTCCTGCCTCATGTTAATGCTTATGCGATCAGAAGAGAATTTGGAGTACAATATTTTGAACGATTGTATGATGTGATGTCGttaccatggtgggatgtcgAAGAGCTGTCAAAAGTAAGAACTTTTGGGTATCCTGTTCGAAAGAATGATGTAGCAATGTGGGGATACATAAA gaaagaaagaaagaaagctgAACGTGAACGCAAGAAGCTGGATGAAAACAGAGGAAAATGGATGAAGTTACAGGCCGAAgaggaaaagagaaagaagaaagagaataACAGGCTTAGGAACTTGCTGAGGAAAAAGCCTAAGCAGCGTGATGAAAGTTTCAAGTCACtctga